The window TGGCATTGCCACCGCGTTTCTTGCACTCCTCGACGACCCTGCCGATGGAGTCGTTGCGGCACGAGTACAGCATGGATGTGAACCACCGAAGCTCGCCGCCGGCCATACTCTTGAAGGCCATGCCCAGGCTGGCGCCGATGTTGCGCGACCGCACAGTAATGCCGTAGACTGTGCCGAGGACCTGCTCGATGCGGTAGCCCGGGAGATCCATCATGGCTACCACGAGgtgaagagcaagatgcgTCATTAGCCTTCTCTTCTACTGTGGATGCTTTGTGCAGCTATACAGACGTAGTGGCAATCTGTAGCCGCGCCTGCGCCTGCGCTTATGTTCCCCGTATATGCAGTTGAATGACTTACTCGTTGTGACTACGCCCTCTGTTTCGGTGAAACAATGCAGGTCCGTGAGATGCGGAGGGATGTCCGCAACCTCTTGGGGCTTCTGCTCCTT is drawn from Trichoderma atroviride chromosome 7, complete sequence and contains these coding sequences:
- a CDS encoding uncharacterized protein (EggNog:ENOG41), whose product is MFGRPKEQKPQEVADIPPHLTDLHCFTETEGVVTTTMMDLPGYRIEQVLGTVYGITVRSRNIGASLGMAFKSMAGGELRWFTSMLYSCRNDSIGRVVEECKKRGGNAIICLRFDAGDMGGFAQTAAYGTACRVVKIDESTQSPPQLQAATR